One genomic region from Hoeflea algicola encodes:
- a CDS encoding sulfite oxidase heme-binding subunit YedZ, with translation MKTLKTFFNSPYAFWVLLALPSIALVNGALSGGDLEPLLHPTGEFSARFMIIAMMLTPLRMLFPKSGVVPWLMRRRRYLGVAAFFYAALHTLYYVIDLGSLSAVAADIAKFGIWTGWVAFVIFVPLALTSNDASVRRLRRTWKTLQRFVYPAAVATLLHWIFIHDNFAPAPVHFVPLAALEIYRIWKTAGAKRSLAAAPKIAS, from the coding sequence TTCTGGGTGCTTCTTGCCCTGCCGTCCATTGCCCTGGTCAACGGCGCATTGTCTGGCGGAGATCTCGAGCCGTTGCTGCATCCCACCGGGGAATTTTCTGCCCGGTTCATGATCATCGCCATGATGCTCACGCCGTTGCGGATGTTGTTTCCAAAATCCGGCGTGGTGCCGTGGCTGATGCGCCGTCGCCGTTACCTTGGCGTGGCCGCCTTCTTCTATGCAGCCTTGCATACGCTCTATTACGTGATTGACCTTGGGTCTTTGTCAGCGGTTGCGGCGGATATCGCCAAGTTCGGCATCTGGACGGGCTGGGTGGCATTCGTCATTTTCGTGCCGCTTGCGCTGACGTCCAATGATGCTTCCGTCCGCCGGCTTCGCCGCACTTGGAAGACGCTGCAACGCTTTGTCTATCCGGCAGCCGTCGCCACCCTGCTGCACTGGATATTCATTCACGACAATTTCGCTCCGGCTCCGGTGCATTTTGTGCCGCTGGCCGCCCTGGAAATCTACCGCATCTGGAAAACCGCAGGCGCCAAGCGTTCACTGGCTGCCGCTCCCAAGATCGCGTCCTGA
- a CDS encoding SDR family oxidoreductase, with protein MTTIAVTAASGQLGRAIVRALTARAGAGTVIGLARTPEKAGDLGGEVRKGDYGDRAGLERSLHGVDVVLLVSGMDEPGKRIGQHRNVIEAAKTAGVRKIVYTSVQGPDEGSSFSAVVKSNRQTEQDVRESGLDWVIGRNGIYIEPDIDYIETYKVSGEIANCAGDGKCGYTTRDELAYAYAQMLGSDAHNGHTYNLHGQSLNQAELAECFNQAFGTSLVYRPMSVEEYKQDRIAELGEFIGTVITGIYSGIRDGAFDNPSNYADAAGRPHQTWEDYFSAIRAGAKA; from the coding sequence ATGACCACAATCGCTGTTACTGCCGCCAGCGGCCAGCTTGGCCGTGCAATCGTTAGGGCGCTCACGGCACGTGCCGGCGCCGGTACCGTCATCGGCCTTGCCCGAACTCCAGAGAAGGCCGGGGATCTGGGGGGCGAAGTCCGAAAGGGGGATTACGGCGACCGTGCCGGTCTCGAGCGTTCCCTCCACGGCGTGGATGTCGTACTGCTGGTCTCCGGCATGGATGAACCCGGTAAACGTATTGGCCAGCACCGCAATGTGATTGAAGCCGCGAAAACCGCCGGGGTGCGCAAGATCGTCTATACCAGCGTGCAGGGGCCGGATGAAGGCTCGAGCTTCTCGGCGGTTGTAAAGAGCAACCGTCAGACCGAGCAGGATGTGCGCGAAAGCGGGCTGGATTGGGTCATCGGCCGCAACGGCATCTATATCGAGCCGGACATCGACTATATCGAAACCTACAAGGTTTCGGGTGAGATCGCCAATTGTGCCGGCGACGGCAAGTGCGGCTACACCACCCGTGACGAACTGGCCTATGCCTATGCGCAAATGCTCGGCAGCGATGCCCACAACGGCCATACTTATAATCTGCATGGCCAGAGTCTGAACCAAGCGGAACTGGCCGAATGCTTCAACCAGGCCTTTGGAACCTCTCTGGTATATCGCCCCATGAGCGTCGAGGAATACAAGCAGGACCGCATTGCCGAACTCGGCGAATTCATCGGCACTGTGATCACCGGTATCTATTCCGGCATCCGTGATGGCGCCTTTGACAACCCCAGCAATTATGCTGATGCAGCCGGGCGTCCTCATCAAACCTGGGAGGATTACTTCTCGGCGATCAGGGCCGGCGCGAAGGCCTGA
- a CDS encoding putative bifunctional diguanylate cyclase/phosphodiesterase: MTAHNPSSEKHSQRLILAYQTASVLIIAIGLAWAAFFTWSQQWSLVTADLVLVSVAAAGWWLLSSGRLNAALIVTQLSLLVFIIFYALMFDIPSESYPRNTHLYLLDIALLGFINHLRDTSKIQLAIIAACICAFIVLASTHYALPFAQPISDDIRANGIWVNSILTAGILCGGIYALQREFTRPKGLALELCNAVHRGEMQLYFQPQIDDVGTIHGAEALLRWQHPQRGQIPPGDFIPVAEEAGLMPLLGGWVLKEACRTLAIWSDDPVLSKLTLAVNVSASQFQIEGFESSVLEYVGFYRIDPTLLQLELTESVLVHDLAPTVAKMERLRATGISIALDDFGTGYSSLSYLRRLPLDQLKIDRSFVKESLESERGAALVKSIVQLGIDLGFVVLAEGIETPAQHAFLLDCGCHEFQGYLFGRPMRETDFAAHVQQATGAAAQPAPVRSRPIATEPTIGASLVTAPA; the protein is encoded by the coding sequence ATGACGGCCCACAATCCAAGTTCCGAAAAGCACTCGCAGCGGCTGATTTTGGCTTACCAGACTGCGTCCGTGCTGATAATCGCCATAGGCTTGGCGTGGGCCGCATTTTTCACCTGGAGCCAACAATGGTCGTTGGTCACCGCCGACCTGGTGCTTGTTTCGGTGGCCGCGGCAGGCTGGTGGCTGCTTTCATCCGGCCGGCTGAATGCCGCATTGATCGTCACACAGCTGTCGCTGCTGGTCTTCATCATCTTCTACGCCTTGATGTTCGACATTCCGTCCGAGAGCTATCCGAGAAACACGCATCTCTATTTGCTGGACATCGCCCTGCTCGGCTTTATCAACCATCTGCGCGATACATCGAAAATTCAGCTTGCGATCATCGCCGCCTGCATCTGCGCATTTATTGTGTTGGCGAGCACTCATTATGCGCTTCCCTTTGCCCAGCCTATTTCCGACGACATTCGTGCCAATGGCATATGGGTAAACAGCATCCTGACAGCGGGCATATTGTGTGGCGGCATCTACGCCCTCCAGCGGGAATTCACCCGCCCCAAGGGCCTGGCGCTGGAATTGTGCAATGCTGTTCATCGCGGGGAAATGCAGCTGTATTTCCAACCGCAGATCGACGATGTCGGCACGATCCACGGCGCCGAAGCACTGTTGCGCTGGCAACACCCGCAGCGCGGCCAAATTCCGCCCGGTGACTTCATCCCGGTGGCCGAAGAAGCCGGTCTGATGCCGTTGCTCGGCGGCTGGGTGCTCAAGGAAGCTTGCCGCACGCTGGCGATATGGAGCGATGATCCGGTGTTGAGCAAATTGACGCTTGCCGTCAATGTCAGCGCCAGCCAGTTCCAGATCGAGGGTTTCGAAAGCTCTGTGCTGGAATATGTCGGCTTCTATCGCATTGATCCCACATTGCTCCAACTGGAGCTGACCGAAAGCGTGCTTGTCCATGACCTGGCACCGACGGTGGCCAAGATGGAACGCCTGCGCGCCACCGGCATCAGCATCGCGCTGGATGATTTCGGCACCGGGTACTCGTCGCTGAGCTATCTGCGCCGGTTGCCGCTTGACCAGCTCAAGATCGACCGCAGCTTTGTCAAGGAATCGCTGGAAAGCGAACGTGGCGCGGCACTGGTCAAAAGCATCGTCCAGTTGGGCATCGATCTCGGCTTCGTGGTCCTGGCTGAAGGCATTGAGACCCCGGCCCAGCACGCATTCCTGCTCGACTGCGGCTGCCACGAATTCCAGGGCTACCTGTTCGGTCGCCCGATGCGCGAAACTGACTTCGCCGCGCATGTACAACAGGCCACAGGGGCCGCCGCCCAGCCAGCTCCGGTGCGCTCGCGCCCGATCGCGACCGAGCCGACAATCGGGGCCAGTCTGGTGACAGCGCCAGCGTGA
- a CDS encoding LysR family transcriptional regulator, whose protein sequence is MDQIKAMKVFLRVAERGSLTAASFDLGLSRGGASAIVTELERYLGVQLIERTTRSLRLTEEGQYYLDKARAITEAVENLEDEVGSAERQPRGRLRVQIPPGLTTLALAPALPAFLAACPQVDLEILSRDGVPNFVAEQIDAAVLIGVPPAIDIVARPLGRIPLMTVASPRYLEQHGMPASVADLAQHECIPIISSISGRTVPWRFRIGDEETTVPVHGRVAFETAAAAVVTAKRGAGIIQLASYLVFSEVRAGQLVPVLDEIRPDSSEMFLVHPRHRLKPRKLRVFEKFLIELNPRTRQKWGVRLVP, encoded by the coding sequence ATGGACCAGATCAAGGCGATGAAGGTGTTTCTGCGGGTTGCCGAACGCGGCAGCCTGACGGCAGCCAGCTTTGACCTGGGGCTTTCGCGTGGCGGCGCCAGCGCGATTGTCACCGAGCTGGAAAGATATCTCGGCGTACAGCTGATCGAGCGAACCACCCGTAGCCTGCGGCTGACCGAAGAGGGGCAGTATTATCTCGACAAGGCACGCGCCATAACCGAGGCGGTGGAAAATCTGGAAGACGAAGTCGGCTCCGCCGAGCGCCAGCCACGTGGGCGGCTCAGGGTGCAGATCCCGCCGGGACTGACTACGCTTGCCTTGGCGCCGGCCTTGCCAGCGTTTCTTGCCGCCTGTCCGCAGGTCGATCTTGAAATCCTGTCGCGCGATGGCGTACCGAATTTCGTCGCCGAGCAGATCGACGCCGCGGTGCTGATCGGCGTCCCCCCGGCGATCGACATCGTCGCCCGACCGCTCGGCCGCATTCCGCTGATGACGGTGGCCTCCCCCCGCTATCTCGAGCAGCATGGCATGCCGGCCTCGGTGGCCGATCTGGCGCAACACGAATGCATTCCGATCATCTCGTCGATCAGCGGACGGACGGTGCCGTGGCGGTTCCGGATAGGAGACGAAGAGACAACCGTGCCGGTGCATGGAAGGGTGGCGTTCGAGACCGCGGCCGCAGCGGTGGTCACAGCCAAACGCGGCGCGGGCATCATTCAGCTCGCCAGTTATCTGGTCTTCAGCGAGGTGCGCGCCGGACAGCTTGTGCCGGTGCTCGACGAGATCCGCCCGGACAGCAGCGAGATGTTCCTGGTCCACCCGAGACATCGGTTGAAGCCCAGAAAACTCAGGGTGTTCGAAAAATTCCTGATCGAGCTGAACCCGAGGACCCGGCAGAAATGGGGTGTGCGGCTGGTGCCGTGA
- a CDS encoding spermidine synthase, with the protein MIPWLRLDAVKLDDGVELRLMQRGHEFSIMLGSNELMNSRLSGSEEALANLAAAKLEGRAQPRLLIGGLGMGFTLRAALKALDQGARITVAELVPAVIEWAHGPMAPVFGNCLADPRVNLHEGDVGELIRADRGAWDAILLDVDNGPDGLTRQGNDALYSAQGLASAYLALKPGGVFSVWSSAPDAAFTRRLKQAGFSVTEVPTRARTKKRGARHMIWVADRPG; encoded by the coding sequence ATGATCCCCTGGCTCCGGCTTGACGCGGTAAAACTCGATGATGGTGTGGAGCTGCGGTTGATGCAGCGCGGCCATGAATTCTCGATCATGCTTGGCTCAAACGAACTGATGAACAGCCGGCTGAGCGGCTCGGAGGAGGCGCTCGCCAATCTGGCTGCGGCCAAGCTTGAGGGCAGGGCGCAGCCACGCCTGCTGATCGGCGGGCTCGGAATGGGCTTTACCCTGCGCGCCGCGCTCAAGGCTCTGGATCAGGGTGCGCGTATCACCGTCGCTGAACTGGTGCCTGCCGTCATTGAATGGGCGCACGGTCCGATGGCGCCGGTGTTTGGCAATTGCCTCGCTGACCCCCGCGTCAATCTACATGAAGGCGATGTCGGCGAACTGATCCGTGCCGACAGGGGTGCGTGGGACGCCATCCTGCTCGATGTCGACAACGGCCCCGATGGTCTCACCCGCCAGGGCAACGATGCGCTCTACTCGGCCCAAGGTCTGGCGAGCGCCTATCTGGCGCTCAAGCCGGGCGGGGTCTTCTCGGTCTGGTCTTCGGCGCCCGATGCCGCCTTCACCCGGCGGCTCAAGCAAGCGGGCTTTTCCGTCACCGAAGTGCCGACCCGCGCCAGAACCAAAAAGCGCGGCGCACGGCACATGATCTGGGTCGCCGACAGGCCTGGCTGA
- a CDS encoding DNA-3-methyladenine glycosylase I has protein sequence MRAFDEIFEIAASRKGGAEALNAMLTPPKPAAELAAIPDDRWLATMTRCVFQAGFNWKVVENMWPGFEAAFNGFDIGHCAMLTDEDFERLVSDTRIIRNGAKIRSVQENAVFVQTLAAQAGSAGKAIADWPSTDFIGLLELLKKRGSRLGGTSGQYCLRFIGKDSFILSQSVVARLIAEGVVDRQPTSKKALADVQSAFNVWMQQSGRSLTDISRVLAMSL, from the coding sequence ATGCGCGCGTTCGACGAGATTTTCGAGATTGCAGCCAGCCGCAAGGGCGGCGCCGAGGCGCTCAACGCGATGCTGACGCCGCCCAAGCCCGCCGCCGAGCTGGCAGCGATCCCCGACGACCGCTGGCTGGCAACCATGACCCGCTGCGTGTTCCAGGCGGGCTTCAACTGGAAGGTGGTCGAAAACATGTGGCCCGGCTTCGAGGCCGCCTTCAATGGGTTCGACATCGGCCATTGCGCCATGCTCACCGACGAGGATTTCGAGCGGCTGGTCTCCGACACGCGGATCATCCGCAATGGCGCCAAGATCCGCTCTGTGCAGGAGAATGCAGTCTTTGTTCAGACGCTTGCGGCGCAAGCCGGAAGTGCCGGCAAGGCCATCGCGGACTGGCCTTCAACCGACTTCATCGGCCTGCTCGAACTGTTGAAGAAACGCGGCAGTCGGCTCGGCGGCACCTCAGGCCAATATTGTCTTCGCTTCATCGGCAAGGACAGTTTTATCCTGTCGCAAAGTGTTGTCGCCCGCCTGATCGCCGAGGGCGTGGTCGACCGTCAGCCGACCTCGAAGAAGGCGCTCGCTGATGTGCAATCGGCCTTTAATGTCTGGATGCAGCAATCCGGTCGATCGCTGACCGACATCAGCCGGGTGCTGGCCATGAGCTTGTAG
- a CDS encoding LysE family translocator has protein sequence MQWTIVFVSVFAIFIPALMLPGPDFIAVVRSAMGRGTRAGLLTTLGVTFGLGFYAGLSLLGLSAILVQYQWLAWAVRICGGFYLGYLGIRLLLTKPAAIELDGEMETRLGNPLLFGFLVTLTTPKAIVLFTSVFATAVTDAMPLWVMGAMIALVMTSAAVWYSVVTLFMSSRPVIVRFQNARHWVERAAGVCFIAIGGKILADSRNPLTP, from the coding sequence ATGCAATGGACTATCGTCTTTGTCAGTGTGTTTGCGATTTTCATTCCGGCGCTGATGCTGCCGGGACCGGATTTTATCGCCGTGGTCCGTTCCGCCATGGGGCGGGGGACGCGCGCCGGTCTGCTGACCACGCTTGGTGTCACCTTCGGGTTAGGCTTCTACGCCGGTCTCAGCCTGCTCGGACTTTCCGCCATTCTGGTCCAATACCAATGGCTCGCCTGGGCGGTGCGGATCTGTGGCGGGTTTTATCTTGGCTATCTCGGGATCAGGCTGCTGCTGACAAAACCGGCGGCCATCGAGCTTGACGGCGAGATGGAGACCCGGCTCGGCAATCCGCTGCTGTTCGGGTTTCTGGTCACGCTCACCACCCCCAAGGCGATTGTGCTGTTCACCAGTGTATTTGCCACCGCCGTCACCGACGCCATGCCGCTCTGGGTGATGGGCGCCATGATCGCGCTGGTAATGACGAGCGCTGCTGTCTGGTATTCGGTTGTTACGCTGTTCATGTCCTCGAGGCCGGTGATTGTGCGGTTTCAAAACGCCCGCCACTGGGTCGAACGGGCCGCCGGCGTCTGCTTCATCGCCATCGGCGGCAAGATCCTGGCAGACAGTCGTAATCCGCTCACTCCATGA
- a CDS encoding tellurite resistance/C4-dicarboxylate transporter family protein, whose amino-acid sequence MAIAPHKQQWPSALSRMRHPDLGMLSPAYFGMVMATGIVSLAANRIGLPVVAWVLFAIAFVAYLVLWGLTILRIIRHRVSFFMDMIDHLRGPGFFTMVAASSILGSEFVILDHNATIGFAFWWVAVILWFGLTYTIFTAFTVKEEKPSLDQGISGAWLLAVVATQSIAVLSSLLAVEVEQPYRLDLNFLALSMWLWGGMLYIWMMSLIFYRYTFFKFSPGDLSPPYWINMGAMAISTLAGSLLIINSQDAPFLHSIVPFMKGFTVFYWATGTWWIPMLLILGVWRHGYKRFPLTYDPLYWGAVFPLGMYSVSTFQMARALEFDFLDTLPLAFAWIALAAWLLTFGAYLVTLLRDGKAA is encoded by the coding sequence TTGGCCATCGCGCCCCACAAGCAGCAATGGCCGTCGGCGCTCAGCCGCATGCGGCACCCGGACCTGGGGATGTTGTCGCCAGCCTATTTCGGTATGGTGATGGCAACGGGAATCGTTTCGCTCGCCGCCAACCGGATCGGCTTGCCGGTGGTGGCCTGGGTTCTGTTCGCGATTGCGTTCGTGGCCTATCTGGTGTTGTGGGGACTGACCATCCTGCGCATCATCCGCCACCGCGTGAGCTTCTTCATGGACATGATCGACCATCTGCGTGGTCCCGGCTTTTTTACCATGGTTGCAGCCTCCAGCATTCTCGGCAGCGAATTCGTTATCCTCGACCACAACGCCACCATTGGTTTCGCCTTCTGGTGGGTAGCTGTGATCCTGTGGTTCGGGCTCACCTACACGATCTTCACCGCGTTTACCGTCAAGGAGGAAAAGCCGTCACTCGACCAGGGCATCAGCGGCGCCTGGCTGCTGGCGGTGGTGGCCACCCAGTCGATTGCCGTGTTATCATCGTTGCTGGCCGTCGAGGTTGAGCAACCCTACCGGCTCGATCTGAATTTCCTGGCGCTGTCGATGTGGCTGTGGGGCGGCATGCTCTACATCTGGATGATGTCGCTGATCTTCTACCGCTATACGTTTTTCAAGTTTTCGCCGGGTGATCTGTCGCCGCCCTACTGGATCAACATGGGAGCGATGGCGATCTCGACACTGGCCGGATCGCTGTTGATCATAAACTCGCAGGATGCGCCGTTCTTGCATTCCATCGTGCCGTTCATGAAGGGATTTACGGTGTTTTACTGGGCCACCGGCACCTGGTGGATCCCGATGCTGCTGATCCTCGGCGTCTGGCGCCACGGCTACAAGCGCTTTCCGCTGACCTACGATCCGCTCTACTGGGGAGCGGTGTTCCCGCTCGGCATGTATTCAGTCAGCACCTTTCAGATGGCCCGGGCGCTGGAATTTGATTTCCTGGATACGCTGCCGCTGGCCTTCGCCTGGATCGCGCTGGCGGCCTGGCTGCTGACCTTCGGCGCCTATCTGGTGACATTGTTGCGCGACGGGAAAGCCGCATGA
- a CDS encoding methyl-accepting chemotaxis protein yields MSRDTAENIDIARKLQFVGLDEAQRQALSGLKPTIDETVGPALDKFYNKVRATPETARLFRDDAQIKHAKTMQQAHWSLIASAEFDQNYVDAVTRIGRVHAKIGLEPSWYIGGYTYIVDALMTDIITSELGGFGRNKKVQAVSQGLSAVVKAALIDMDYAISVYLESLAQERAEVEVEKARIKQEQDAALGALEQALLRMAEGDLSASITEPLAADFDGLKDNYNGSIAKLSETFAEIIGATRQAVTDTRELSGATDDMARRTEQQAAALEQTAAAIEQITTISSQSADRTSEARHVVEQTSEQAAASVRTVEQAVAAMGKIEQSSEKITQIITVIDEISFQTNLLALNAGVEAARAGEAGRGFAVVAREVRELAQRSAAAAKEIKELIETSYNDVVHGVSLVHKTGEALDSIGGQVQVINDHFASISQSAQEQAAGIAEINQAVNSMDLITQQNASMVEQTNAATHNLLLINQNLAELTGRFTVSGQASASAGWDRGDRAA; encoded by the coding sequence ATGAGCCGAGACACCGCCGAAAACATCGATATCGCCCGAAAACTCCAGTTCGTAGGCCTGGATGAAGCGCAGCGTCAGGCGCTGTCGGGCCTCAAGCCAACCATTGACGAGACCGTTGGTCCAGCTCTCGACAAATTTTACAACAAGGTTCGCGCCACGCCGGAAACCGCCCGGCTTTTCCGCGATGATGCGCAAATCAAACATGCCAAGACCATGCAGCAGGCGCACTGGTCATTGATTGCCTCGGCCGAGTTCGATCAGAATTATGTGGATGCCGTCACCCGGATCGGCAGGGTACACGCCAAGATCGGGCTTGAGCCGAGCTGGTATATTGGTGGTTATACCTACATTGTCGACGCGCTGATGACCGACATCATCACCAGCGAACTTGGTGGCTTCGGCCGCAACAAGAAAGTGCAAGCGGTCAGTCAGGGATTGTCGGCGGTGGTCAAGGCTGCGCTGATCGACATGGACTACGCCATCTCCGTCTATCTCGAGTCGCTGGCCCAGGAGCGTGCTGAGGTCGAGGTGGAAAAGGCCAGGATCAAGCAAGAACAGGATGCCGCGCTGGGCGCGCTCGAGCAAGCACTGCTGCGGATGGCCGAAGGCGATCTGAGCGCCAGCATTACCGAGCCTCTGGCCGCTGACTTTGACGGACTCAAGGATAATTACAACGGCTCCATCGCCAAGCTGAGTGAGACCTTTGCCGAGATCATCGGCGCCACTCGCCAGGCTGTCACCGATACCCGTGAATTGTCGGGTGCCACCGACGACATGGCCCGGCGAACCGAACAGCAGGCCGCGGCGCTTGAGCAGACTGCCGCTGCGATCGAACAAATCACCACGATTTCGAGCCAATCGGCCGATCGCACCAGCGAGGCGCGTCATGTCGTCGAGCAGACATCCGAACAGGCGGCCGCTTCGGTCAGGACGGTTGAGCAGGCGGTCGCGGCGATGGGCAAGATCGAGCAGTCCTCCGAAAAGATCACGCAGATCATTACCGTGATCGACGAGATTTCCTTCCAGACCAATCTGCTGGCGCTCAATGCCGGTGTCGAGGCGGCGCGGGCGGGTGAGGCCGGACGTGGGTTTGCCGTGGTTGCTCGGGAGGTCCGCGAACTTGCGCAACGCTCGGCCGCTGCCGCCAAGGAGATCAAGGAGTTGATCGAGACCTCCTACAATGATGTCGTGCATGGCGTTTCATTGGTCCACAAGACCGGCGAAGCACTAGACAGCATCGGCGGTCAGGTGCAGGTCATCAACGATCACTTCGCATCGATCTCGCAATCCGCCCAGGAACAGGCCGCCGGCATTGCCGAGATCAACCAGGCGGTCAATTCGATGGATCTGATCACCCAACAAAATGCCAGTATGGTCGAGCAAACCAATGCCGCCACACACAACCTGTTGCTGATCAATCAGAATCTGGCCGAACTGACCGGGCGTTTCACAGTGTCCGGTCAAGCCAGTGCATCGGCCGGGTGGGACCGCGGCGACAGGGCGGCCTGA
- a CDS encoding alkane 1-monooxygenase produces MIFVSTTKNGNRIEYRDNKRWLWILSVLAPSLSGFAALAYQVSGNAWWVLVPVVSYYGLFVAADHLIGVAPNNPPEEIVEELAGDSYYRILLFLSVPVFWFSFLTCAIAAGQPDTPIWAWLGLALSAGISSGTAITVGHELGHKLNRLDQWGAKLANAVSGYGHFCIEHNRGHHVHVATPEDPASARLGESLWRFALREFPGTAVRGWRIERARLARKGLSFWHWRNDILQGYAITLIADVTLIIAFGWTMIPFLLLHNLVGWMQLTFANYVEHYGLRRMQGPDGRYEPCEPRHSWNTNHIVTNLMLFHLQRHSDHHANPLRPYQALRSFAELPTLPSGYPGTFLLASIPPLWFRVMDPKVMEWAGDDLGKTNLDPARATEYKARGATQAAPASQ; encoded by the coding sequence ATGATCTTCGTTTCCACCACGAAAAACGGCAATCGCATCGAATATCGTGACAACAAGCGCTGGCTGTGGATCTTGTCAGTGCTGGCACCTTCGCTGTCCGGTTTTGCTGCACTCGCCTATCAGGTGAGCGGCAATGCCTGGTGGGTACTGGTTCCTGTCGTCTCCTACTACGGCCTGTTCGTCGCCGCCGATCACCTGATCGGCGTTGCCCCGAACAATCCGCCCGAGGAAATCGTCGAGGAACTGGCTGGCGACTCCTATTACAGGATACTGCTGTTCCTCTCGGTTCCGGTGTTCTGGTTTTCGTTTCTCACCTGCGCGATCGCCGCCGGGCAGCCCGACACGCCGATCTGGGCCTGGCTGGGACTGGCGCTGAGTGCCGGGATCAGTTCCGGCACGGCGATCACGGTTGGTCACGAACTCGGCCACAAGCTCAACCGGCTCGATCAATGGGGTGCCAAACTCGCCAACGCCGTGTCAGGCTACGGACATTTCTGCATCGAACACAATCGCGGCCATCACGTTCATGTCGCCACCCCGGAAGATCCGGCCTCGGCACGGCTTGGTGAAAGCCTGTGGCGGTTTGCCTTGCGGGAATTCCCCGGAACTGCGGTGCGCGGCTGGCGCATCGAACGCGCCCGGCTGGCGCGCAAGGGCTTGTCTTTCTGGCACTGGCGCAACGACATCCTGCAGGGCTACGCGATCACGCTGATCGCCGATGTGACGCTGATCATTGCCTTTGGCTGGACCATGATCCCGTTCCTGCTCCTGCATAATCTGGTCGGTTGGATGCAACTGACGTTCGCCAATTATGTCGAGCATTACGGGCTCAGGCGAATGCAGGGACCGGATGGTCGTTACGAGCCGTGCGAGCCGCGCCATTCCTGGAACACCAACCACATCGTCACCAACCTGATGCTGTTTCACCTGCAGCGACATTCCGACCATCACGCCAACCCCTTGAGGCCCTATCAGGCGCTGCGCTCATTTGCGGAATTGCCGACATTGCCGTCGGGCTATCCGGGAACGTTTCTGCTGGCGTCAATCCCGCCGTTGTGGTTCCGGGTGATGGATCCCAAGGTGATGGAATGGGCAGGCGACGATCTTGGCAAAACCAATCTCGACCCGGCGCGGGCGACGGAATACAAAGCACGCGGGGCTACGCAGGCCGCACCAGCCAGCCAATAG